In Mycobacterium sp. Aquia_213, the sequence TTGTGATGAGATCAGCGGTTATGAGCATCAAAGTTGCGCTGGAGCATCGCACCAGCTACACCTTTGACCGGGGGGTCCAGGTTTACCCGCACGTGGTGCGGTTGCGCCCAGCGCCCCACTCGCGCACGCCCATCGAGGCCTACTCGCTGCGGATCGAGCCCGCTGACCACTTCATCAACTGGCAACAAGACGCGCTCGGCAATTTCCTTGCCCGGCTTGTGTTCCCGAACCCGATGCAGCAGCTGACGATCACCGTCGGGCTCATCGCCGACCTCAAGGTGATCAACCCGTTCGACTTCTTCATCGAGGAATCGGCCGAAACATGGCCTCCCGCTTCGGGGTTGATGTATCCCAAGGCGCTCGCCGACGACCTCAGGCCGTATCTGCGCCCGGTCGACGAAGACGTCGAAGGATCCGGGCCCGGTGAGCTCGCGCGGGCGTGGGTTGCGAACTTCTCGGTGCCCGACGGCACTCGCACCATCGACTTCCTGGTCGCGCTCAACCACGCGGTCAACGCCGACGTGGCCTACAGCCTGCGGATGGAACCCGGCGTCCAGACACCGGATTTCACGCTGCGTACCGGCGTCGGCTCGTGCCGGGATTCGGCGTGGTTGCTGGTGTCGATCCTGCGCCAATTCGGGCTGGCCGCCCGGTTTGTGTCCGGCTACCTGGTGCAGCTGGCCTCCGACATCGAAGCGCTCGACGGGCCGTCGGGGCCCGCCGCCGACTTCACCGACCTGCACGCCTGGACCGAGGTGTACATCCCCGGCGCGGGCTGGATCGGGCTGGATCCGACGTCGGGACTGTTCGCCGGCGAAGGCCACATCCCCCTGGCGGCCACGCCGAATCCCTCGGGCGCAGCACCGATCAGCGGCAGCACCGGCCCGTGTAAGACCACCCTGGAGTTCTCCAACACCGTCACCCGCATCCACGAGGATCCGCGCGTCACACTGCCCTACACCGACGCGGCGTGGGAGACGATCTGCGCGGTCGGGAGCCGCGTCGACGAACAGCTCGCCGCCGGCGATGTCCGGCTGACCGTCGGTGGCGAACCCACCTTCGTGTCGGTGGACAACCAGGTCGACGAGGAGTGGACGACCGCCGCCGACGGCCCGCACAAACGGCAGCGCGCGTCCGAGCTGGCCGCCCGGCTGAAATCGGAGTGGGCCCCGCAGGGACTGATCCATCGCGGACAGGGCCGCTGGTATCCGGGAGAGCCGTTGCCGCGCTGGCAGATTGCGCTCTACTGGCGCACCGACGGGCTGCCGCTGTGGACCGACGACACGCTGCTGGCCGACCCGTGGGCGACCGAGCCGACGAGTTCGACGGCGGACGACGAGAGCGCCTACCAGGTGCTCGCCGGGGTGGCCGAGAGCCTGGGATTGCCACTGTCCCAGGTGCGGCCGGCCTTCGAGGACCCATTGGCCAGGCTCGCCGCCAAAGTCCGCCTGCCACGCGGCGACGCGGTCGAGTCCAGCGACGACCTCACCGACGACGATGCCGCCGCCCGCACCGCACTGCTGGCTCACCTCGACGAAACCACCACGACCCCAGCGGCATTCGTGCTGCCGTTGCACCGCCGCGACGACGACCTCGGCTGGGCCAGCTCGAACTGGCAGCTGCGCCGCGGCCGCGTCGTGCTGCTCGAAGGAGATTCACCGGCGGGGCTGCGGCTCCCGCTGAATTCGATCAGCTGGAAAGCGCCGCGGCCGTCGTTCGACGTCGATCCCCAGACCGTGGGCGAAGCCTTGCCGGCGGAGCCCGGCAAGGCGGCCGTGGACGACGACGACACCGCGCCGCGGACCACGATGGTCGCCGAGGTCCGCGACGGGCTGCTGTACGTATTCATCCCGCCCACCGAGGCGCTGGAGCACTTCGTGGACCTGATCGCCCGGGTCGAGGCCGCGGCGGCCAAGGCGCAGTGCCCGGTCGTGATCGAGGGCTACGGCCCGCCGCCGGACCCGCGGCTGCAATCGACGACGATCACGCCCGACCCCGGCGTCATCGAAGTCAACATTGCGCCGACCGCCAGTTTCGACGAACAACGACGGCAGCTCGAAACCCTCTACGAGCAAGCCCGATTGGCCCGGTTGTCCACGGAGTCGTTCGACTTCGACGGCAGCCACGGCGGTACCGGTGGCGGCAACCACATCACGCTCGGCGGCGTGACGCCGGCGGACTCGCCCCTGCTGCGCCGCCCGGACCTGTTGGTCTCGCTGCTGACCTACTGGCAGCGGCACCCCGCGCTGTCCTATCTGTTCGCCGGCCGCTTCGTCGGGACCACCTCGCAGGCGCCCCGGGTCGACGAAGGCCGCGCCGAGGCGCTGTACGAACTCGAGATCGCGTTCGCCGAGATCGCCCGGCTGTCCGCCGGCGGCGCGACCAAACCGTGGGTGACCGACCGGGCGCTGCGGCACCTGCTGACCGACATCACCGGCAACACCCATCGCGCCGAGTTCTGCATCGACAAGCTCTACAGCCCGGACAGCCCCCGCGGCAGGCTCGGGTTACTGGAGCTGCGCGGCTTCGAGATGCCGCCGCATCTGCGCATGGCGATGGTGCAGTCGCTGCTGGTGCGCTCACTGGTGGCCTGGTTCTGGGACGAACCGCTGCGCGCCCCGCTGATCCGGCACGGCACCAACTTGCACGGCCGATACTTGTTGCCGCACTTCCTGATTCACGACATCGCCGACGTGGCCGCCGATCTGCGCGCGCACGGCATCGCGTTCGAGACCAGCTGGCTGGACCCGTTCACCGAGTTTCGATTCCCGCGCATCGGCACCGCCGTCTTCGACGGCGTCGAGATCGAGCTGCGCGGCGCGATCGAGCCGTGGAACACCCTCGGCGAGGAATCCACCGCGACGGGCACCGCCCGCTATGTCGACTCCTCGGTCGAGCGGCTGCAGATCCGCATCATCGGCGCCGACCGGCACCGCTACGTCGTGACCTGCAACGGCTACCCGGTGCCGTTGCTGGCCACCGACAACCCCGACATCCACGTGGGCGGGGTGCGGTACAAGGCGTGGCAGCCGCCCAGCGCGCTGCATCCGACGATCACCACCGACGTGCCGTTGCAGTTCGAGCTGATCGATCTCACCTCGGGAACGTCACGCGGCGGCTGCACCTATCACGTCTCGCATCCGGGCGGCATGGCCTACGAGGAGCCACCCGTCAACGCCGTTGCGGCCGAATCGCGCCGCGCCCGCCGGTTCGAGGCGATCGGCTTCACCCCGGGCAAGCTGGACCTCTCCGCGATCCGGGAGAAGCAGGCCAGGATATTCACCGATATCGGCGCGCCGGGCATTCTCGACCTGCGGCGCGTGCGTACCGTGCAGCAGTAATGGCGTCTTCGGAGAACTAGCATCACGATGGCACTCGACCCCTTGGCGGTTACCGGTACGTCCGGCGACCACTACGACGCCGATCGGCTACTGGCCGGCTACCGGACCGCGCGCACCCAGGAAGCGCTGTTCGACCTGCGCCCCGCCGGCGCGCAGCCGGCCGGCTACGACGAATTCCTGGACGAAGACGGCAACGTGCGGCCGGCCTGGACCGAGCTGGCCGACACGGTCGCCCAGCGCGGCCGGATGGGGCTTAATCAGCTGCGCTCGGTGGTGCACAGCCTGATCGACAACGACGGGATCACCTACACGGAGGTCGAGCCCGACGGTGGCCGCGCCCTCGAGCCGCGGCCATGGAGCCTGGACACCCTGCCGATCGTGGTGTCCGCGGCCGACTGGGAGGTGCTCGAGGCCGGGCTGCTGCAGCGCTCGCGCCTGCTCGATGCCGTGCTCGCCGACCTGTACGGGCCGCGCAGCTTGCTTACCGACGGCATGCTGCCGCCGGAGCTGGTGTTCGCGCACCCCGGTTACGTGCGCGCGGCCAGCGGGATCGAAGTGCCCGGCCGCCACCAGCTATTCATGCACGCCTGCGATCTGAGCCGGCTGCCGACCGGCGCCTTCGAGGTCAACGCGGACTGGACGCAGGCGCCCTCGGGTGCCGGTTACGCGCTGGCCGATCGACGCGTGGTCGCGCACGCGATTCCCGATCTCTACGAGCGGATCGCGCCACGGCCCAACACCCCGTTCGCGCAGGCGCTGCGGCTGGCGCTGATCGATTCCGCACCCGACGACGCGCAGGACCCGGTGGTGGTGGTGCTCAGCCCGGGTATCTACTCGGAGACCGCATTCGACCAGGCGTATCTCGCGACGCTGCTGGGTTTTCCGCTGGTCGAAAGCGCCGACTTGGTGGTCCGCGACGGCAAACTGTGGATGCGCTCGCTGGGGACCCTGAAACGGGTCGACGTCGTGCTGCGCCGCGTCGACGCGCTCTACACCGACCCGCTGGATCTGCGGGCCGATTCCAAGCTCGGGGTAGTCGGTTTGGTGGAGGCACAACGCCGCGGCACGGTGACCGTCGTCAACACGCTGGGCAGCGGGATCCTGGAAAGCCCTGGGCTGCTGCGGTTTCTGCCCGAGCTGGCCGAACGACTGCTCGGCGAAGCCCCGCTGCTGAACACCACGCCGGTGTACTGGGGCGGTATCGCCAAGGAACGCTCGCACCTGCTGGCCAATCTCTCGTCCCTGTTGATCAAATCGACTGTCGGCGGGGAAACCCTTGTCGGACCGACGCTTTCGTCGGCCCAGCTGACCGAAGTGGCCGCACGCATCGAGAGCATGCCATGGCAGTGGGCCGGTCAGGAGCTGCCGCAGTTCTCCTCGGCGCCGACCGACCATGCCGGCGTGTTGTCGTCGGCCGGTGTCGGCATGCGATTGTTCACGGTCGCCCAACGCAGCGGCTATGCCCCGATGATCGGCGGCGTCGGCTACGTCTTGGCGCCCGGGCCCGCGGCCTACACACTGAACACTGTTGCGGCAAAAGATGTTTGGGTGCGCCCGACGGAACGCGCCCGCGCGGAGACCATCACCCTGCCGACCGAGGTGCAGCCGGTGAAGACCGCCGCGGGCACCTGGGGGGTCAGCTCGCCGCGTGTGCTGTCCGACCTGTTCTGGATCGGGCGCTACGCCGAGCGTGCGGAAAGCACGGCCCGGCTGCTGATGGCCGCCCGCGACCGCTTCCACGTCTACCGCCACCACCAGGAGACCGAGGAAAGCGAGGTCGTGCCGGTATTGATGGGCGCCCTGGGCCGCATCACCGGCAGCGACACCGGAGCCGACAATGACCATGCCGAGATGATCGCGATCGTCCCGTCGACGCTGTGGGCGCTGACCTTCGACCCGGCCCGGGCGGGCTCGCTGGTCCAGTCGGTGGAGGGGCTCGCCCTGGCCGCCAGGGCGGTGCGCGACCAGATGTCCAACGACACCTGGGTGGTGCTGGCGACCCTGGAGCGCGGACTTGCGCACCGGGCCGACCCGCCGCAGTCGCTGGGCGAGGCCGACACCCTGCTCGCGTCGGCCCACGGGCGCACCTTGGCCGGGATGCTGACCCTGTCGGGGGTGGCCAACGAGTCGATGGTCCGCGACGTGGGCTGGTCGATGATGGACATCGGGAAACGGATCGAACGCGGCCTGTGGCTGACCGCGCTGCTGGGAGCCACGCTCACGACGGCTCGCGACGCCGTCGCCGAGCAGACCGTCATCGAGTCGACGCTGGTGGCTTGTGAATCGTCGGTCATCTACCGGCGTCGCACCGTCGGCCAGATCAGCGTCGCCGCGGTGACCGAGCTGATGCTGTTCGACGCCAAGAACCCGCGCTCGTTGCTCTATCAGCTGGAGCGGCTGCGGGCCAACCTCAAAGACCTGCCCAGCGCGTCGGGATCGTCGCGTCCGGAGCGGATGGTCGAGGAGATCAGCACGCAGCTGCGCCGGTCGAGTCCCGCCGCGCTGGAGGGGGTGGACGCCGATGGGCACCGCGCCGAACTGGCCGAGTTGCTCACCGCGATCCACGCCGAACTGCGCGATCTGGCCAAGGTCATCACCGAGACGCAGCTGACCCTGCCGGGCGGTATGCAACCGCTGTGGGGCCCCGACGAACGCCGCGTGATGCCGGCCTAGTCCGCGACGGCCGATTCAGCCCGCGACGGCGGCGGGCCCCTGCGCGGCGGACACCACCTCGTCAATGACGTCGTGGATGAACTGCATCTTGTCCAGCACCGCGGCCGGCAGCACGAACGGATACAGATCGTCGTGGCCCATCGACCGGTTCACCATGTTCAACGACCACGACAACGGCAGCCACATCTCGATGATGTTGGGAAAAGCGCTGGGGCCCAAGGGCGGCCGGTCGAACGTTGCCGACGCCGATGCGAGACCGCACCACGCCGAGGTGTCCAGGGTGTCGCGGATGTGCAGGTAATGCGCGAACGTCTCGGCCCAATCCTCGGCCGGGTGCATCGTCGCGTAGGACGACACGAAGCTTTTCTTCCATCCCGCCGGGACGCCCTCGTTGTAGTGCCGGTCCAGCGCCTCTTGATAATCGGCGTCGGGATCGCCGAACAGCTCGTTGAAGCGCCTGAGGTTCTCCTGCGAGGAAGCGATCAACCGGTAGAAGTAGTAGTGGCCGATCTCGTGCCGGAAGTGGCCGAGCAGGGTCCGGTACGGCTCGTCCATCTCGACGCGCAGTTGCTCGCGGTGGACGTCGTCGCCCTCAGCCAAATCCAATGTGATGACGCCGTTTTCGTGCCCGGTCATTACGTTCTCGTGCGCGCTGGACAGCAGCCGGAAGGCCAACCCGTAGTCGGGATCTTCATCACGACCGATGATCGGCAGCTTCAGCTCGTGCAGCTCGACGATCAGCCGCCGCTTGGCGGCCTCGGCCTGGGCGAACTCCGCCAGGCCGACCGAGTCGGTGTCGTTGGGCCGTTCGGTCGTCAGCACGCATGACGCGCAGCGCAGCCGGGGGTTGTTGACGGGGACCAGCCAATTACATTCGGCGACTTGTAGATTGGCGCACAGTTGATAGTCGGCGCCATCCACGAAACCGGCGGGATCGCTTGAATCGCCGCCCTTGGCGATCACCAACAGAGCCTTCTGTTCGAGCGAGAACCCCAGCGCGCTACCGCAGTTCAGGCAGCTGGAGTTCTCGAACGCCAGCCGCTGGCCGCAGTTGGGACAGTTGAAATCACGCATACAGCTCATCGCCTTCGAAGGGCACCACGTCGACCGCAACGTCGATCTTGCTGCGCTTGGAGTCGGTGTAGATGATGCCACGCAGCGGCGGCACGTCCGCATAGTCACGGCCCCGCCCGACGATGATGTAGCGCTGGTCGACCATCTGGTCATTGGTGGGATCGAGCCCAAGCCATTCGAACTGGCCGGGCTGCTGCGGGGTCCACACGGCGGCCCAGGCGTGGGTCGCGTCGATGCCGATCATCCGTTCCTTTCCGGGTGGCGGGTCGGTGGCCAGATAGCCGGACACATAGCTGGCCGCCAACCCGTTGGCGCGCAGGCAGGCGATCGCCAGCCTCGCAAAGTCTTGACATACCCCTTCCCGGGCCGTCAGAACCTCATTGACACCGGTGGAAATCGTCGTCGAACCCGAGCGATAGGTGAAGTCGGTGAAGATCCGCGACGCCAGGTCGCGCAGCACCTCGATCAGCGGGCGCCCGGGGGCGAAACTGGGTGCCGCGTAGTCGCGGACTTCGTCGGTGATCTCCGGCGGGTTCAAATCCAGGGCGTACTCGGTCGCCAGCGCTCCCCGGCGCCCGGCCGGCCGGGCCGCCTCCCACGGTTCGATCGCCGGGCCGTTGCTGTAGCGCTCGGGCGGCGCCGGATAGACGTCGACGATGGAGTCGCTGGTCACCGTCAGGGTGCGATGCGGCTCGGTGACATGGAAGTAGGAGCTGATGTTCCCGTAGCCGTCGACGCTGGTGGAGCTGTCGGCGGGGGCCGGGTCGATGGTCAGCCGGTGCGCGATGCATTGCTGGCGTTGCGAGTCCCGCGGGGTGAGAAATCCGCGGCCATAGGAGCTGGTCACGATGTCCGAGTAGCGGTACTGGGTGCGGTGGGTGATGCGATGACGGCGGGTGGCCGGGGGCTGCACTGCAGAAGACAACGAGCGACCTCCTGAGATCTGCGGATGCGTGGTGGGCGACCGACAACCAATACGGCACCAAGCGCACCATAGCGGGAGCACAATCGATCTGTGGCCACCTGGGACGACGTCGCCCGGATCGTGGGTGAGCTGCCACTCACCTCCGAGCCGTCACCGCGCGACTGGCGGGTCGGCAAGAAGTTGCTGGCGTGGGAGCGGCCGCTGCGCGCGTCGGACCGCGATGCGCTGTCGGCGAACGGGGCGGAGCCGCCCGAGGGCGACATCCTGGGTGTCTGGGTCTCCGATGAGGGCGTCAAGTTCGCGCTGGTCGCCGACGAGCCGACGATCTACTTCACCACCCCGCATTTCGACGGCTATCCCGCGGTGCTGGTCAAGCTGGCCGAGATCGACGTGCCCGGTCTCGAGGAACTGATCACCGAGGCCTGGCTGACGCGGGCGCCCAAGAAGCTGGTCCAGGAGTTCCTGACCGGCTCGATCTGAGCCGTTCACGGCCGGTGCAGGTCGATCACCCGTTGCAGGTCGTCAACGCAAGCCTGGACCACGTCGGCCAGCACCACCTCGGATCTTTCCCGGGCGTTCGACAGCAGCGTCGACGCGTGCCGGCGGGCCGCTTCAACATGGGCAGCCGCGGTCCCGGGATCCGAGTCGGCGAGTGCGGTCGCCTTCGCGAGGTCGTCGAGCACCGCCTCCGCGGGCTGCGGAAGACGGTCGCGGCGGCCGTCGACCGCGGGTACGACGGCGCGGGCCAGCTGCAGCACCGAGCCGGCGAGCAGGGCCAGCTGCACGCCCTGATGGTCCGCGGCCTGGACGGCATCGCGAAGTCTGAAGCGCCGCGGCGCGGTTCGCACGACCAGACGGGCGGTAGCGCGCGCTTGCAACAGGCCGCCCAGCTGTTCGTGCACCCGGTCGACGGCCGGCAACGGCCAGTCGGGTTCGGGAACTTCACGGCCGCGGGCGAGATCGCCGGTGCGGGCCAGCACCGAGCGCAGGGTGCGCAGCACCTCGATGCGCGCGTTGCGCAACAAGACGAGCGGATCGGACGGGAACAGCAGTACGGCGACGATGATGGCCAGCCCGCCACCGATCAGTGCGTCGAAGATGCGTTCCCAACCGACGCCGCTGCGATAGAGGGCGAGCACCAGGATCGACGAGACCACGGTCTGATTGGCGAACATCATCCCCTGGCCGATGTAGCCCTGACCGATGAAGACCGCGACCAGCAGCGCGATCAGTGCGGCGATCGCGATGGACACGGCCCCGGGGCCGAGCAGCGCCTGCACCAGGGCCCCGGTGCCGATGCCGAGGGTCACCCCGATGATCATCTGGATGGCGCGTTGGGCGCGCAGCACGTTGCTGGTCGACAACGACACCGCCGCCGCGATCGGGGCGAAGAACGGTTGCGGGTGCACCAGCACGTCGTGCGCGATGAACCACGCCAGACCCGCCGCGACCGAGGTCTGCACGAGGTAAAACCACACGCCGCGGACTCGCTTGAAACCCCCGACCAGGGCGGCTCGACCCGCGAACGGCCGCGTCAGCAGCGAAGTGCTCATCTCGCTTGCTTACCGCAGCGCCAACGCGTGCGGCAATGCGAGAAACGTCAGCCGCGCTGCAACTCGAACAGCGGAATGACCCGGCTGATCTTCGACTGGTATTCGGCAAACACGGGCGCCGCGGCGACGACCTTGGGAACGATCTCCTCGCGCTCGGCAGGCGTCAGTTCGCGCGCGGTCGCGTCGTAGGCGTCCACACCCGAGTCGGTAGCAACCTCGAGATGGACCTGTGGGTTGGCTCGCAGGTTGTGCACCCAAGCGGGGTCGGTTGGTGAGCCCCGGAACGATCCGAGGATGATCAGCCTGCCGTCGATGTCGAAGAAGGCCAGCGGCGAAACCCGCTGCTGCCCCGACTTGGCGCCCGTCGTCGTCAGCAGCAGCAAATGCCCGCCGGAGAACTGCCCGGTCACTTTGCCGTCGTTGGCCCGGAATTCCTCGATGAGGTTGCGGTTGAATTCTTTTACGGTTTCGCGGTCTGGTCGCTGTTCGGTCATGCCTGCTCAACCTGTTTGGGTTTGGCATCTATTCCGGATTCCTTGCGCTGCTGCGCGGTGATCGGCGCGGGCGCATCGGTCAGCGGGTCGACGCCGCCGCCGGTCTTCGGGAAGGCGATCACCTCACGGATCGAGTCCACCCCGGACAGCAGGGCGTTGATCCGGTCCCAGCCGAACGCGATGCCGCCGTGCGGGGGCGCGCCAAAAGTGAACGCCTCCAACAGGAATCCGAATTTCTCCTCGGCCTCGGCCTGGTCCAGACCCATCACCGCGAACACCCGTTCCTGAATGTCACGGCGGTGGATACGGATCGAGCCGCCGCCGATCTCGTTGCCATTGCAGACGATGTCGTAGGCATCGGCCAGCACGACGCCCGGATCGGAGTCCAGCGCGCCCGCGAACTCCGGCTTGGGCGAGGTGAACGCGTGGTGCACGGCGGTCCACGCACCGGAGCCTACGGCGA encodes:
- a CDS encoding FUSC family protein, which produces MSTSLLTRPFAGRAALVGGFKRVRGVWFYLVQTSVAAGLAWFIAHDVLVHPQPFFAPIAAAVSLSTSNVLRAQRAIQMIIGVTLGIGTGALVQALLGPGAVSIAIAALIALLVAVFIGQGYIGQGMMFANQTVVSSILVLALYRSGVGWERIFDALIGGGLAIIVAVLLFPSDPLVLLRNARIEVLRTLRSVLARTGDLARGREVPEPDWPLPAVDRVHEQLGGLLQARATARLVVRTAPRRFRLRDAVQAADHQGVQLALLAGSVLQLARAVVPAVDGRRDRLPQPAEAVLDDLAKATALADSDPGTAAAHVEAARRHASTLLSNARERSEVVLADVVQACVDDLQRVIDLHRP
- a CDS encoding MmcQ/YjbR family DNA-binding protein — its product is MATWDDVARIVGELPLTSEPSPRDWRVGKKLLAWERPLRASDRDALSANGAEPPEGDILGVWVSDEGVKFALVADEPTIYFTTPHFDGYPAVLVKLAEIDVPGLEELITEAWLTRAPKKLVQEFLTGSI
- a CDS encoding transglutaminase family protein; translation: MSSAVQPPATRRHRITHRTQYRYSDIVTSSYGRGFLTPRDSQRQQCIAHRLTIDPAPADSSTSVDGYGNISSYFHVTEPHRTLTVTSDSIVDVYPAPPERYSNGPAIEPWEAARPAGRRGALATEYALDLNPPEITDEVRDYAAPSFAPGRPLIEVLRDLASRIFTDFTYRSGSTTISTGVNEVLTAREGVCQDFARLAIACLRANGLAASYVSGYLATDPPPGKERMIGIDATHAWAAVWTPQQPGQFEWLGLDPTNDQMVDQRYIIVGRGRDYADVPPLRGIIYTDSKRSKIDVAVDVVPFEGDELYA
- a CDS encoding zinc-binding metallopeptidase family protein; amino-acid sequence: MRDFNCPNCGQRLAFENSSCLNCGSALGFSLEQKALLVIAKGGDSSDPAGFVDGADYQLCANLQVAECNWLVPVNNPRLRCASCVLTTERPNDTDSVGLAEFAQAEAAKRRLIVELHELKLPIIGRDEDPDYGLAFRLLSSAHENVMTGHENGVITLDLAEGDDVHREQLRVEMDEPYRTLLGHFRHEIGHYYFYRLIASSQENLRRFNELFGDPDADYQEALDRHYNEGVPAGWKKSFVSSYATMHPAEDWAETFAHYLHIRDTLDTSAWCGLASASATFDRPPLGPSAFPNIIEMWLPLSWSLNMVNRSMGHDDLYPFVLPAAVLDKMQFIHDVIDEVVSAAQGPAAVAG
- a CDS encoding DUF2126 domain-containing protein, yielding MSIKVALEHRTSYTFDRGVQVYPHVVRLRPAPHSRTPIEAYSLRIEPADHFINWQQDALGNFLARLVFPNPMQQLTITVGLIADLKVINPFDFFIEESAETWPPASGLMYPKALADDLRPYLRPVDEDVEGSGPGELARAWVANFSVPDGTRTIDFLVALNHAVNADVAYSLRMEPGVQTPDFTLRTGVGSCRDSAWLLVSILRQFGLAARFVSGYLVQLASDIEALDGPSGPAADFTDLHAWTEVYIPGAGWIGLDPTSGLFAGEGHIPLAATPNPSGAAPISGSTGPCKTTLEFSNTVTRIHEDPRVTLPYTDAAWETICAVGSRVDEQLAAGDVRLTVGGEPTFVSVDNQVDEEWTTAADGPHKRQRASELAARLKSEWAPQGLIHRGQGRWYPGEPLPRWQIALYWRTDGLPLWTDDTLLADPWATEPTSSTADDESAYQVLAGVAESLGLPLSQVRPAFEDPLARLAAKVRLPRGDAVESSDDLTDDDAAARTALLAHLDETTTTPAAFVLPLHRRDDDLGWASSNWQLRRGRVVLLEGDSPAGLRLPLNSISWKAPRPSFDVDPQTVGEALPAEPGKAAVDDDDTAPRTTMVAEVRDGLLYVFIPPTEALEHFVDLIARVEAAAAKAQCPVVIEGYGPPPDPRLQSTTITPDPGVIEVNIAPTASFDEQRRQLETLYEQARLARLSTESFDFDGSHGGTGGGNHITLGGVTPADSPLLRRPDLLVSLLTYWQRHPALSYLFAGRFVGTTSQAPRVDEGRAEALYELEIAFAEIARLSAGGATKPWVTDRALRHLLTDITGNTHRAEFCIDKLYSPDSPRGRLGLLELRGFEMPPHLRMAMVQSLLVRSLVAWFWDEPLRAPLIRHGTNLHGRYLLPHFLIHDIADVAADLRAHGIAFETSWLDPFTEFRFPRIGTAVFDGVEIELRGAIEPWNTLGEESTATGTARYVDSSVERLQIRIIGADRHRYVVTCNGYPVPLLATDNPDIHVGGVRYKAWQPPSALHPTITTDVPLQFELIDLTSGTSRGGCTYHVSHPGGMAYEEPPVNAVAAESRRARRFEAIGFTPGKLDLSAIREKQARIFTDIGAPGILDLRRVRTVQQ
- a CDS encoding nitroreductase family deazaflavin-dependent oxidoreductase, coding for MTEQRPDRETVKEFNRNLIEEFRANDGKVTGQFSGGHLLLLTTTGAKSGQQRVSPLAFFDIDGRLIILGSFRGSPTDPAWVHNLRANPQVHLEVATDSGVDAYDATARELTPAEREEIVPKVVAAAPVFAEYQSKISRVIPLFELQRG
- a CDS encoding circularly permuted type 2 ATP-grasp protein, whose amino-acid sequence is MALDPLAVTGTSGDHYDADRLLAGYRTARTQEALFDLRPAGAQPAGYDEFLDEDGNVRPAWTELADTVAQRGRMGLNQLRSVVHSLIDNDGITYTEVEPDGGRALEPRPWSLDTLPIVVSAADWEVLEAGLLQRSRLLDAVLADLYGPRSLLTDGMLPPELVFAHPGYVRAASGIEVPGRHQLFMHACDLSRLPTGAFEVNADWTQAPSGAGYALADRRVVAHAIPDLYERIAPRPNTPFAQALRLALIDSAPDDAQDPVVVVLSPGIYSETAFDQAYLATLLGFPLVESADLVVRDGKLWMRSLGTLKRVDVVLRRVDALYTDPLDLRADSKLGVVGLVEAQRRGTVTVVNTLGSGILESPGLLRFLPELAERLLGEAPLLNTTPVYWGGIAKERSHLLANLSSLLIKSTVGGETLVGPTLSSAQLTEVAARIESMPWQWAGQELPQFSSAPTDHAGVLSSAGVGMRLFTVAQRSGYAPMIGGVGYVLAPGPAAYTLNTVAAKDVWVRPTERARAETITLPTEVQPVKTAAGTWGVSSPRVLSDLFWIGRYAERAESTARLLMAARDRFHVYRHHQETEESEVVPVLMGALGRITGSDTGADNDHAEMIAIVPSTLWALTFDPARAGSLVQSVEGLALAARAVRDQMSNDTWVVLATLERGLAHRADPPQSLGEADTLLASAHGRTLAGMLTLSGVANESMVRDVGWSMMDIGKRIERGLWLTALLGATLTTARDAVAEQTVIESTLVACESSVIYRRRTVGQISVAAVTELMLFDAKNPRSLLYQLERLRANLKDLPSASGSSRPERMVEEISTQLRRSSPAALEGVDADGHRAELAELLTAIHAELRDLAKVITETQLTLPGGMQPLWGPDERRVMPA